In Archangium violaceum, the following are encoded in one genomic region:
- a CDS encoding sensor histidine kinase: MPSTAALPSPPAPGSEARLAFAELLLGCDDARTCAEAAVAWLVHNAGVQQVLCLAPDESDSHCLVPLAWHGLSSAESFVLALHDAKHPLVEALQWTEPHWFHPGQLPMELPMARTGLFTLSLGKASPGTPSPGLLLVASPVPELSPDVPWLAGHLGMHLTRLYKGRQLSRLEAASTELAARVNAATEELATQNELLRRQAIQLEQASAAKSQFLANMSHELRTPLNAILGYTNMLLQGVNGELPPPQRRSLSRIDSNGRHLLEIINEILDITRIEAGRMPLHLSEFRLPELVQEVMAELDPIIVRSKLAVSASLEPNLPPVHSDRQKVKQIVVNLLSNALKFTHEGSIKVLASYEFATATFHIAVEDTGIGIDPCHQEKIWEDFQQVDSSPTRAYGGTGLGLSICRRLATMLDGRISLRSAPAQGSTFTLYLPRRTRRT, from the coding sequence TTGCCATCCACCGCCGCCCTGCCGTCGCCGCCCGCGCCCGGCTCCGAGGCGCGACTCGCGTTCGCCGAGTTGCTGCTCGGGTGCGACGACGCCCGGACCTGCGCCGAGGCCGCGGTGGCGTGGCTCGTGCACAACGCGGGCGTGCAGCAGGTGCTGTGCCTGGCGCCCGATGAGTCGGACTCGCACTGTCTCGTCCCGCTCGCCTGGCATGGCCTGTCCAGCGCCGAGAGCTTCGTGCTCGCCCTGCATGACGCGAAGCATCCCCTGGTGGAGGCGCTGCAGTGGACCGAGCCCCACTGGTTCCATCCCGGCCAGCTCCCCATGGAGCTGCCCATGGCCAGGACGGGCCTCTTCACCCTGTCGCTCGGCAAGGCCAGCCCGGGCACTCCCTCGCCCGGGCTGCTGCTGGTGGCCTCGCCCGTGCCGGAGCTGTCCCCGGACGTCCCCTGGCTCGCCGGTCACCTGGGCATGCACCTGACGCGCCTGTACAAGGGCCGTCAGCTCTCGCGGCTCGAGGCGGCCTCCACCGAGCTGGCCGCCCGGGTGAATGCCGCCACCGAGGAGCTGGCCACGCAGAACGAGTTGCTGCGCCGTCAGGCCATCCAGCTCGAGCAGGCGAGCGCCGCCAAGTCGCAGTTCCTCGCCAACATGTCCCACGAGCTGCGCACGCCGCTCAACGCCATCCTCGGCTACACCAACATGCTGTTGCAGGGCGTCAACGGCGAGCTCCCCCCGCCCCAGCGCCGCAGCCTCAGCCGCATCGACTCCAACGGCCGTCACCTGTTGGAGATCATCAATGAAATCCTCGACATCACCCGCATCGAAGCGGGCCGGATGCCGCTGCACCTGTCCGAGTTCCGCCTCCCCGAGCTCGTCCAGGAGGTCATGGCCGAGTTGGATCCCATCATCGTGCGCTCGAAGCTGGCGGTGAGCGCCTCGCTGGAACCCAACCTGCCCCCGGTGCACAGTGATCGGCAGAAGGTGAAGCAGATCGTCGTCAACCTGCTGTCCAACGCCCTGAAGTTCACCCACGAGGGGTCCATCAAGGTGTTGGCGTCGTACGAGTTCGCCACCGCCACGTTCCACATCGCCGTGGAAGACACGGGCATCGGCATCGATCCCTGCCACCAGGAGAAGATTTGGGAAGACTTCCAGCAGGTGGACAGCTCGCCCACTCGCGCCTATGGAGGCACGGGCCTGGGACTGTCCATCTGCCGCCGTCTGGCCACCATGCTCGACGGTCGCATCTCGCTCAGGAGCGCCCCGGCCCAAGGCTCGACGTTCACGCTGTACCTTCCACGACGCACGAGGCGGACATGA
- a CDS encoding FAD-dependent oxidoreductase → MVEERTHKSLWTETTPARRYPAPQGDLEVDVVVIGGGIAGLTTAYLLKQEGKRVAVVEMHRLLTGQTGQTTAHLTELLDSPYYTLASDFGEKGACMAAESTRAAIEKIAGLVEQLRISCGFQRVPGYRYAETEREARDLEREANAARRAGLMCMLTNEVPLPYPVKLALRVEDQAQFHPREYLLALAEGIQGDGCYIFEETQMTELREGVPCRVHTPHGVITCRDVVEATTTPLNRVFLHTKLYPYRTYAVAGPLEGPLEAGLYYDSQDPYHYIRTQKVEGVDYVIVGGEDHKVGTEEDTERHYEALEAYTRRRFPVTRIDYRWSGQVIEPADGLAYIGRNSNSRHVWVATGFSGTGMTFGTLSGMILTDLILGRQNPYAALYDATRVKPRAGAKDFIQENAEVAFHFVADRLSKPEGHDLSEVPPGEGRILEVDGKKVAVFKEEGGAVHAVSPVCTHLGCHVHWNKAERSWDCPCHGARYSPTGEVLNGPAVKGLQSKKIR, encoded by the coding sequence ATGGTGGAAGAGCGCACGCACAAGTCGCTGTGGACGGAGACGACCCCGGCGCGGCGTTACCCGGCGCCGCAGGGGGACCTCGAGGTGGACGTGGTGGTGATTGGCGGAGGCATCGCGGGCCTCACCACGGCGTACCTGCTCAAGCAGGAGGGCAAGCGTGTGGCGGTGGTGGAGATGCACCGGCTGCTGACGGGGCAGACGGGGCAGACCACGGCGCACCTCACCGAGCTATTGGACTCGCCGTACTACACCCTGGCCTCGGACTTCGGAGAGAAGGGCGCGTGCATGGCCGCCGAGTCCACTCGCGCGGCCATCGAGAAGATCGCCGGGCTGGTGGAGCAACTGCGCATCTCGTGCGGCTTCCAACGGGTGCCCGGGTACCGCTACGCGGAGACGGAGCGGGAGGCGCGGGACCTGGAGCGCGAGGCCAATGCGGCGCGGCGGGCGGGGCTGATGTGCATGCTGACGAACGAGGTGCCGCTGCCGTATCCGGTGAAGCTGGCGTTGCGTGTGGAGGATCAGGCGCAGTTCCACCCGCGCGAGTACCTGCTGGCGCTCGCCGAGGGGATTCAGGGGGACGGCTGCTACATCTTCGAGGAGACGCAGATGACGGAGCTGCGCGAGGGCGTCCCGTGCCGGGTGCACACCCCGCATGGCGTCATCACGTGCCGGGACGTGGTGGAGGCGACCACGACGCCGCTCAACCGCGTCTTCCTGCACACGAAGCTGTATCCGTATCGGACGTACGCGGTGGCGGGGCCGCTGGAGGGCCCGTTGGAGGCGGGGCTCTATTACGACAGCCAGGATCCGTATCACTACATCCGCACCCAGAAGGTGGAGGGGGTGGACTACGTCATCGTCGGGGGCGAGGACCACAAGGTGGGGACGGAGGAGGACACCGAGCGCCACTACGAGGCGTTGGAGGCATACACGCGGCGGCGCTTCCCGGTGACACGGATCGACTACCGCTGGTCGGGTCAGGTCATCGAGCCGGCGGACGGATTGGCATACATCGGGCGTAACAGCAATTCACGGCACGTCTGGGTGGCCACGGGCTTCTCCGGCACGGGCATGACGTTCGGGACGCTGTCGGGGATGATCCTCACGGACCTCATCCTCGGGAGGCAGAACCCGTACGCGGCGCTCTACGACGCCACGCGGGTGAAGCCGAGGGCGGGAGCGAAGGACTTCATCCAGGAGAACGCGGAGGTGGCGTTCCACTTCGTGGCGGACCGGCTGTCGAAACCGGAGGGACATGACCTGTCCGAGGTGCCGCCCGGGGAGGGCCGCATCCTGGAGGTGGATGGGAAGAAGGTGGCCGTGTTCAAGGAGGAGGGCGGGGCGGTGCACGCGGTGAGCCCGGTGTGCACGCACCTGGGATGCCACGTGCACTGGAACAAGGCCGAGCGCTCCTGGGATTGCCCGTGTCACGGGGCGCGCTACAGCCCGACGGGTGAGGTGCTCAACGGCCCGGCGGTGAAGGGCCTGCAGTCGAAGAAGATCCGCTGA
- a CDS encoding MerR family transcriptional regulator, whose amino-acid sequence MRPETLKVGELARRTGLSIRTLHHYDELGLLSPSLRTEAGYRLYTPEDVARLQRILSLRQLGFSLEEIKRCIDEPGYSAVRVLELHLARAREQLALQQELCRRLESLATQLRSAETPSVEQLVQTIEVMTMFEKYYTPEQLKELEARRQALGEDAIRQVEQEWPQLIAQVRAEMEKGTDPASEPVQRLARRWGELVRAFTGGNPGIEKSLGTMYQQEPSAGARFGLDPRLFDYVNRAMAAAKKPE is encoded by the coding sequence ATGCGGCCCGAGACCCTGAAGGTGGGCGAGCTTGCCCGGAGGACCGGGCTGTCCATCCGTACCCTGCACCATTACGACGAGCTGGGCCTGCTCTCTCCGTCGCTTCGCACGGAGGCCGGTTACCGGCTCTACACCCCGGAGGATGTCGCCCGGTTGCAGCGCATCCTCTCGCTCCGCCAGCTCGGCTTCTCGCTGGAGGAGATCAAACGCTGCATCGACGAGCCCGGCTACTCAGCAGTCCGGGTGCTCGAGCTGCATCTCGCGCGCGCTCGCGAGCAGCTCGCCCTCCAACAGGAGCTGTGCCGGCGTCTGGAGTCGCTCGCCACGCAGCTCCGGTCGGCGGAGACGCCCTCCGTCGAGCAACTCGTTCAAACCATCGAGGTCATGACCATGTTCGAGAAGTACTACACCCCCGAGCAGTTGAAGGAGCTCGAGGCGCGCCGGCAGGCACTCGGCGAGGACGCCATCCGCCAGGTCGAGCAGGAGTGGCCGCAGCTCATCGCCCAGGTACGCGCCGAGATGGAGAAGGGCACCGACCCGGCCAGCGAGCCCGTGCAGCGGCTGGCCCGGCGCTGGGGCGAGCTCGTCCGCGCCTTCACCGGCGGCAACCCCGGCATCGAGAAGTCGCTGGGCACGATGTACCAGCAGGAGCCCTCGGCCGGCGCCAGGTTCGGGCTCGACCCGCGGCTCTTCGACTACGTGAACCGCGCCATGGCCGCGGCGAAGAAACCCGAGTAG
- a CDS encoding response regulator — translation MNSMARNDSSPLVLIVDDYQDAREMYAEYLEFSGFRVAEARNGLEAMEKAFALHPSVILMDLSLPVMDGWEATRRLKNDVRTRCIPVVALTGHALDGNSREAQDAGCDAYVIKPCLPDALVREVERVLAAVSPAA, via the coding sequence ATGAACAGCATGGCTCGAAATGACAGCTCGCCCCTCGTCCTGATCGTCGACGACTACCAGGATGCCCGGGAGATGTACGCGGAGTACCTCGAGTTCTCCGGCTTCCGCGTGGCGGAGGCCCGCAACGGTCTGGAGGCCATGGAGAAGGCCTTCGCGCTGCACCCCTCCGTCATCCTCATGGACCTGTCCCTGCCGGTGATGGATGGCTGGGAGGCCACCCGGCGGCTCAAGAACGATGTCCGCACGCGCTGCATCCCCGTGGTCGCCCTCACCGGTCATGCGCTGGACGGGAACTCGCGCGAGGCGCAGGACGCCGGCTGCGATGCCTACGTCATCAAGCCCTGCCTGCCGGACGCGCTGGTCCGCGAGGTCGAGCGGGTGCTGGCGGCCGTGTCCCCGGCGGCCTAG